The genomic interval ACAATCGCTTTAGGTGATGTTACTAATGAGCAGAAAGAAAATTTTACACTTGTTTTGAAAGGGCATATTAATATTGCCAGTGCGATTTTCCCAAACGGCACTAATGGCTCTCAGATTGATGTTTTGGCGCGTATAAATTTATGGCGTAACTTCAAAGATTATAAGCACGGAACTGGTCACGGCGTTGGCTTCTGCCTTAATGTTCACGAAGGTCCTCACGGAATTTCAAAGCATTATAAAGCCGCTTTTGTTGAAAATATGGTTGTTTCAAATGAACCCGGTTTTTATAAAAAAAATGCTTACGGCATCAGAATTGAAAGCCTTGTTTATGTAAAAAAGATAAATAATGAATTTTTAGGTTTTGAAACACTAACAAAAGCACCAATAGATTTGAAATTGATAAAAAAAGAATTACTAAACAGAGAAGAAATTTCTTGGTTAAATAATTATCACGAAGAAGTTTATTCAGAAATCTCGCCTTACCTAGATAAAAATGAAAAATCTTGGTTAAAAAAACAAACAAGAAAAATATGAAAAAATTATCAGAAAAAACCTATATATTAAAACTCTCCTGTGCTGATAAAAAGGGCATAGTTGCTAGTGTTTCTGGTTTTTTGTTGAAAAATAACGGCTTTATTTTAGAATCTGCACAATTTGGTGATGAATCTACTGGAAAATTTTTCTTAAGAGCAGAATTTACCTGCCCATTAAAAATTGAAATTCTTCAGAAAAAATTTGAAGAAGAAGTTGCAAAAAATTTTGCGATGGAGTTTGTTGTTTTTGATAAATCTGAGAGGCCAAAAATTTTAATTGCCGTATCAAAGGCAAGTCATTGCTTGGTTGATTTACTTCATAAAAATGAGATTGGCGTTTTGAATGCGGAAATTGTTGGCGTGGTTTCCAACCATAAAGATTTAGAAATTTGGGCAAAAAGATTCAACAAAAAATTTTATTATTTACCTATTGGTAAGGATAAAAATTTGCAGGAAAAAAAATTATTTGAATTATTCAAAAAAACTAATTCAGATTTACTGATTTTAGCAAGATATATGCAGATTTTATCAGATGATTTTTGTAAAAAATCTTATGGCAAAATTATAAATATTCATCATTCATTTTTGCCTAGTTTCAAGGGTGCAAAACCTTATCACCAAGCGTTTGATAGGGGCGTAAAATTAATTGGCGCAACCGCCCATTATGCAACTGAAAACCTTGATGAAGGGCCAATTATTGAGCAGGAAGTAACTCGTGTGAACCATAGTTACAAAGCGGAAGATTTGAAATTAGCAGGTCAGGATATTGAAAATAGGGTGCTATTCCGTGCTGTAAAATGGCATTTGGAACATCGCGTTATCATAAACGGCAATAAAAGCGTTGTGTTTAATTGATTAATTTCTCTACTTAACAATTTTCAAATTCTTTTTACTGAATGATATAACCCTTGGAATTCCGGCTAAATCTTCCCAAGCTTCATTTATTGTAAAGCCATTTTGCTGGATAATTTCCGCCACTTGTTCCTCTTGCCATTTGCCTATTTCAAAGAAACATCTGCCATGAATTCCAAGGTGGTTTTCAACCTGAGCGATTATTTTACGATAAGCATCAAGCCCATCTTCACCGCCTTCAAGCGCGAGTTTTGGCTCAAATAAAGAGACTTCCGCCTGTAAGTGATTAATAGAATCATTCTTAATATAAGGCGGATTTGAAACGATAATATCAAACTTGTCATTAACAGAATCAAACCAATTAGATTGCACGAAATCAAGCCTTTCTGATACTTGCAGATTCTCAGCGTTTTCTCTTGCAACTTGCAACGCTGAAAGAGAAACATCAACACCTAAACCGGTTGCATTATGGAATTCTCTAAGTAGTGAAATTATTATACAGCCTGAGCCTGTGCCGAGATCCAAAATTTTCAATTTTCTATTTTTATCTTTATAATTTTTTAAGATAGCCTCAATGATAGTTTCAGTTTCTGGGCGGGGATCAAGAGTATCAAAATTTGTTTTGAATTTTGCCCCCCAAAATTCTTTTTCTTCAATAATTTTTGCAACTGGCTCTCTCCTTAGTCTTCTTAGGAGTAAATTTTCAAATTTTTTTCTTTCTTCTTCGGTTAAAATTCTTGAGGCGGAAATCAGCAATTCTTCATATCTAATATTCAGAACATTCTGCAATAAAACTCTTGCATCTAAAAGTGGTGTATTAATTCCCGCAGATCGCAACCTTGTGGAAGCATTTTTCCAAGCAGTTTTTAACATTAAATCATTTTCTTCTTGCATCTTAAAATCATCTTTAGCGTTGAGGAACAAACATCATTCTAACTTTTTTGAAGGTTTGTTTATCTGTAAATTCATAGCATCTATCCAGCACAAATCTGCATTTTTTTAGCTCATTTGCAAAGCATTCTTTTACCGATTGCTTGCAGTGATATTGTTTTTCCCAGTCTGGCAGATTATCCCAACGAGTTGCAATGCCACCGATTATCTCTGGGCTCGCCTTAATATTTTCAAGTTCTGCTCTAATTAACTGCTCTTGTTTCTGTTTTTCACTAAGGCGAGAATAAGCATCAATTCTTGCGGCATAACCCGGATATTTCTTTCTAATGAGTTCAGTTCTAAATTTCGGGTTATAATAAGAATTATCAATTTCTTTTAACTTTAGAATTAAATCTTTTTCTTTTTTTGGGTCAGTAGTTTTTTCAAGTTCTTCATTTATTTTTTTTCTAAGAAGAAGCATCTTTTTTTCATAAGCACTATCAACTTTTATATTATTTATATTGATATTTTGAATCTTATTTGCCGTTTGAGATTGTTGGTTTTCTTGTAGTTTTTTATATTTTTCTGCTTCAATTATTTTATCACTAATTCGAAGCTGAGCTGATGCAGAAGTTACAAAAATAAAACCTACAAAAGTTAAAAAAGCTGAGAAAAAGATTTTTTGAGAAAATTTCATTGAGGTTAAGGCAATTAAAGCCTTAATATATCATAAATTTATAGAATTATCAACGATGTTAGTAACATCAGTTACATCAAAATATCAAGCTACAATTCCTCTGGAAGCTAGGAATCTTCTAGGCTTAAAGGCAGGCGACAAAGTTATTTTTGAATTAAATAAAACTGCAAAAACTGCAACAATTAAAAAATATACTGGCAATGATAAATTGTCTGAAAATTTACAGAAAAATTCTCTTTCAGAAGATTGGCTTTCTACAAAAGATAAATCTGCTTTTTCAAATTGGTAGTATATATACTTTATTATGCTTAAAAAATTT from Rickettsiales bacterium carries:
- a CDS encoding M24 family metallopeptidase C-terminal domain-containing protein, producing the protein TIALGDVTNEQKENFTLVLKGHINIASAIFPNGTNGSQIDVLARINLWRNFKDYKHGTGHGVGFCLNVHEGPHGISKHYKAAFVENMVVSNEPGFYKKNAYGIRIESLVYVKKINNEFLGFETLTKAPIDLKLIKKELLNREEISWLNNYHEEVYSEISPYLDKNEKSWLKKQTRKI
- the purU gene encoding formyltetrahydrofolate deformylase, encoding MKKLSEKTYILKLSCADKKGIVASVSGFLLKNNGFILESAQFGDESTGKFFLRAEFTCPLKIEILQKKFEEEVAKNFAMEFVVFDKSERPKILIAVSKASHCLVDLLHKNEIGVLNAEIVGVVSNHKDLEIWAKRFNKKFYYLPIGKDKNLQEKKLFELFKKTNSDLLILARYMQILSDDFCKKSYGKIINIHHSFLPSFKGAKPYHQAFDRGVKLIGATAHYATENLDEGPIIEQEVTRVNHSYKAEDLKLAGQDIENRVLFRAVKWHLEHRVIINGNKSVVFN
- the prmC gene encoding peptide chain release factor N(5)-glutamine methyltransferase; its protein translation is MFLNAKDDFKMQEENDLMLKTAWKNASTRLRSAGINTPLLDARVLLQNVLNIRYEELLISASRILTEEERKKFENLLLRRLRREPVAKIIEEKEFWGAKFKTNFDTLDPRPETETIIEAILKNYKDKNRKLKILDLGTGSGCIIISLLREFHNATGLGVDVSLSALQVARENAENLQVSERLDFVQSNWFDSVNDKFDIIVSNPPYIKNDSINHLQAEVSLFEPKLALEGGEDGLDAYRKIIAQVENHLGIHGRCFFEIGKWQEEQVAEIIQQNGFTINEAWEDLAGIPRVISFSKKNLKIVK
- a CDS encoding AbrB/MazE/SpoVT family DNA-binding domain-containing protein, whose translation is MLVTSVTSKYQATIPLEARNLLGLKAGDKVIFELNKTAKTATIKKYTGNDKLSENLQKNSLSEDWLSTKDKSAFSNW